The following are encoded together in the Mastacembelus armatus chromosome 6, fMasArm1.2, whole genome shotgun sequence genome:
- the stoml1 gene encoding stomatin-like protein 1 has product MFNKSYQLLPQRDSSAPRTPGLFVDSDSFTRPSYHKGLSFDYIPNVSQNDFTDSSQGWLSWICNLIVIFLVYICTFATFPITGWFVLKTVPNYQRIVVFRLGRVCPPKGPGIVLVLPLIDQWQKVDLRTRAFNIPPCQVTTRDGGVLSVGADIQFRIWNPVMSVVSVQDLNASTRMTAHNALTHSLTKKTVREIQNERIKLGEYLGMDINEMTRPWGLEVDRVELTLGSLLKAPEESSSAPLIMPPSVPGLEGLTGPIQQLAMHFLSHSGRSQLQQENSITFTDELSSAPQAVITTPGSVEELLDGVKLLLSETLVHQVGACFQFDITSGDGQHHIYYVDLSQGSGAAGVGPLCQEPDVTLSMSDSDLLAMFQGMLRPFTAYTSGRLKIQGDIQTAMKLEELIKLIKK; this is encoded by the exons TCCAGCGCTCCGAGGACTCCTGGCTTGTTTGTGGACTCTGACAGCTTTACACGGCCCAGCTACCACAAAGGACTTTCGTTTGACTACATCCCCAATGTTTCACAAAACGACTTCACCG ATTCATCCCAAGGATGGCTGTCTTGGATCTGCAACCTGATTGTCATCTTCCTCGTCTACATCTGCACCTTTGCAACTTTTCCCATAACAGGATGGTTTGTGCTGAAA acagTGCCGAACTACCAAAGGATTGTAGTCTTTCGTTTGGGGCGAGTCTGTCCTCCAAAGGGGCCTGGCATTGTTCTTGTGCTGCCCCTCATTGACCAGTGGCAGAAAGTAGACCTACGTACCCGTGCTTTCAACATCCCTCCTTGTCAG GTGACTACTCGAGATGGTGGTGTGTTGTCAGTGGGAGCAGACATCCAGTTCAGGATCTGGAACCCGGTCATGTCAGTTGTATCT GTCCAGGACTTGAACGCCTCAACCAGGATGACAGCACATAATGCTCTGACCCACAGCCTGACCAAAAAGACTGTCAGGGAGATCCAAAATGAGAGAATTAAACTTGGAGAATATCTTGGG ATGGACATAAATGAGATGACTCGACCCTGGGGGTTGGAGGTGGACAGAGTAGAGCTTACTCTGGGCTCTCTATTAAAAGCTCCAGAAGAAAGCTCCTCTGCTCCCCTCATCATGCCTCCCTCTGTGCCAGGACTGGAAGGCCTCACCGGCCCCATTCAGCAGTTGGCCATGCATTTTTTGAGCCACAGTGGACGATCACAACTTCAACAAG agaaCAGTATAACTTTTACAGATGAGCTCAGCAGTGCCCCTCAGGCTGTCATAACCACACCAGGTTCTGTTGAAGAGCTGCTTGATGGAGTCAAGCTTCTGCTTTCTGAAACTTTGGTCCACCAGGTGGGGGCCTGTTTCCAGTTTGACATCACCTCAGGAGATGGACAACATCACATTTACTATGTGGATTTAAGCCAAG GCAGCGGTGCAGCTGGGGTGGGGCCCTTGTGTCAAGAGCCAGATGTGACACTGAGTATGAGTGACAGTGACCTTCTGGCCATGTTCCAGGGCATGCTACGACCATTTACTGCTTACACCAGTGGCCGACTTAAAATCCAAGGAGATATTCAGACTGCTATGAAGCTGGAGGAACTCATAAAGCTAATCAAGAAATAG
- the LOC113132936 gene encoding cholesterol side-chain cleavage enzyme, mitochondrial, translating into MARWNVWRSPVMLPLSWIEELTTSGVRFNSSMSMVRQTYSESSSIVKPFGEIPGLWKNGVANLYNFWKLDGFRNLHRIMLQNFNTFGPIYREKIGYYESVNIINPEDAAILFKAEGHYPKRLKVEAWTSYRDYRNRKYGVLLKNGKDWRSNRVILNKEVISPKVQENFVPLLDEVSQDFVARLNKKIQRSGQNRWTTDLSQELFKYALESVSSVLYGERLGLMLDYIDPDAQHFIDCITLMFKTTSPMLYIPPGLLRQIGAKVWHDHVEAWDGIFNQADRCIQNIYRQLRQETGTTDKYPGVLASLLMLDKLSIEDIKASVTELMAGGVDTTSITLLWTLYELARHPNIQEELRAEVAAARAESKGDMLEMLKRIPLVKGALKETLRLHPVAVSLQRYIAEDIIIQNYHIPAGTLVQLGLYAMGRDPKVFYRPEHYQPSRWLRTETQYFRSLGFGFGPRQCLGRRIAETEMQIFLIHMLENFRVEKQRHVDVQSTFELILLPDKPIILTLKPLQTSR; encoded by the exons ATGGCCAGGTGGAATGTGTGGCGCAGCCCTGTGATGCTACCCCTATCCTGGATAGAAGAGCTGACCACGTCAGGTGTCCGCTTCAACAGTAGTATGTCGATGGTCAGGCAGACTTATTCGGAGAGCAGCAGCATTGTCAAGCCTTTTGGTGAGATTCCTGGACTGTGGAAAAATGGGGTGGCTAACTTGTACAATTTCTGGAAACTTGATGGCTTCAGAAATCTTCACCGCATCATGCTGCAGAACTTCAACACTTTTGGACCTATTTACAG AGAGAAAATCGGTTATTACGAAAGTGTAAATATCATCAATCCCGAGGATGCTGCCATCCTCTTCAAAGCAGAGGGCCATTATCCTAAAAGGCTGAAAGTTGAAGCATGGACATCATACAGAGACTACAGGAATCGCAAATATGGAGTTCTACTGAA GAATGGAAAAGACTGGAGATCAAACCGAGTGATTCTTAATAAGGAAGTGATTTCCCCAAAGGTGCAGGAAAACTTTGTGCCTTTGCTGGATGAAGTGAGCCAAGACTTTGTGGCTAGACTTAACAAGAAGATACAGCGAAGTGGCCAAAACAGATGGACCACTGACCTTTCTCAAGAGCTCTTTAAATATGCACTAGAAT CGGTCAGCTCAGTGCTGTATGGGGAGCGTCTGGGTTTGATGTTGGACTATATTGACCCTGATGCTCAGCATTTCATTGACTGCATCACCCTCATGTTCAAGACTACGTCACCCATGCTGTATATACCTCCCGGTCTGTTGAGGCAGATTGGAGCCAAGGTGTGGCATGACCATGTTGAAGCTTGGGATGGGATTTTTAATCAAG CGGACCGCTGCATCCAGAACATCTACAGGCAGCTGCGTCAGGAGACTGGCACTACAGACAAATACCCAGGAGTCCTGGCTAGTCTGCTCATGCTGGACAAGCTGTCCATTGAAGACATCAAGGCTAGCGTCACTGAGCTAATGGCTGGAGGAGTAGATact acttCTATAACACTGCTGTGGACATTGTATGAACTAGCCAGGCACCCCAACATCCAAGAGGAGCTGAGGGCAGAGGTGGCTGCAGCTCGGGCTGAAAGCAAGGGAGACATGCTGGAAATGCTGAAGCGGATTCCCTTGGTTAAAGGAGCACTGAAGGAAACACTGAG GTTACACCCAGTTGCAGTGAGCCTGCAAAGATACATTGCAGAAGATATCATTATTCAAAACTACCATATCCCAGCTGGG ACTTTGGTCCAGTTAGGACTGTATGCAATGGGAAGAGACCCCAAGGTGTTTTATCGCCCGGAGCACTATCAGCCTTCACGTTGGCTGAGGACAGAGACGCAATACTTCAGAAGCCTGGGCTTCGGCTTTGGCCCCCGTCAGTGTTTAGGACGCAGAATAGCCGAGACAGAGATGCAGATCTTCCTCATCCAT ATGCTTGAGAACTTCAGAGTGGAGAAACAGCGCCATGTCGATGTGCAGAGTACCTTTGAGCTTATCCTCTTACCAGACAAGCCTATAATATTGACATTGAAACCTCTACAGACTAGTCGGTAA
- the ccdc33 gene encoding coiled-coil domain-containing protein 33 has translation MSKMAEDIIALRTQMVTLEAENSQLRSDLSLHQDLGRDLLKDTDIDVMTKAEISDCIASLKFKLASETSKAASQRDRIQQLQNELIKKNDREKELLKLHRLHQQQEHQQHHQSHLAKMAALEATVKQQEKVIEKMEKALDSKLRENRQSGDKRFLVKKHRGESDRRKEEIESALAAENARLREELDRIRQQPVPIIIQQPAQTTESPSLKETLSLLNKLKQVEARVQTLEAQLEENSKLWGRQKQEMLTRLSEHRHGFVRTSNTILHKFS, from the exons ATGAGTAAGATGGCAGAAGATATCATAGCCCTGAGGACACAGATGGTGACGCTGGAAGCGGAAAACAGCCAGCTCCGCAGTGATCTGTCTCTGCACCAGGACCTTGGACGAGATCTGCTGAAGGACACAGACATCGACGTCATGACCAAGGCTGAGATTTCTGACTGTATAG CCTCTCTGAAATTCAAGTTAGCCAGTGAGACCAGTAAGGCTGCCTCACAAAGGGACAGGATTCAACAGCTGCAGAATGAGCTGATCAAG aagaatgacagagaaaaagagctACTAAAACTTCACAGACTCCACCAGCAGCAGGAACATCAACAGCATCACCAGAGTCACCTGGCAAAGATGGCAGCTTTGGAGGCCACAGTGAAACAGCAAGAAAAG GTCATTGAGAAGATGGAGAAAGCATTAGATAGCAAACTCAGAGAGAACAGACAAAGTGGTGACAAAAGGTTTCTGGTGAAAAAGCACAGAG GTGAGAGTGACCGCAGAAAGGAGGAGATAGAGTCGGCCCTGGCAGCAGAAAATGCTCGTCTCAGAGAAGAGTTGGACAGGATTCGTCAGCAGCCCGTCCCCATCATCATACAGCAGCCAGCACAG ACAACAGAGTCGCCATCACTCAAGGAGACACTAAGTTTATTAAACAAGCTGAAGCAGGTAGAAGCAAGGGTCCAAACACTGGAAGCTCAG CTAGAGGAGAACTCTAAATTATGGggaagacagaaacaggaaatgttGACCAGACTGAGCGAGCACAGACATGGCTTTGTCCGGACGTCCAACACAATCCTTCATAAATTTAGTTGA